Proteins encoded together in one Falco peregrinus isolate bFalPer1 chromosome 2, bFalPer1.pri, whole genome shotgun sequence window:
- the HIP1 gene encoding huntingtin-interacting protein 1 isoform X3: MELGKVTVSINKAINAQEVAVKEKHARTCILGTHHEKGAQTFWSVVNRLPLSGNAVLCWKFCHVFHKLLRDGHSNVLKDSVRYKNELSDMSRMWGHLSEGYGQLCSIYLKLLRTKMEFHTKNPRFPGNLQMSDRQLDEAGENDVNNFFQLTVEMFDYLECELNLFQTVFSSLDMSRSVSVTAAGQCRLAPLIQVILDCSHLYDYTVKLLFKLHSCLPADTLQGHRDRFLEQFRKLKDLFYRSSNLQYFKRLIQIPQLPENPPNFLRASALSEHISPVVVIPAEASSPDSEPITDLVEMDTASQSLFDNKFDDIFGSSFSSDPFNFNSQNGMNKDDKERLIEQLYGEIAALREELENFKAESARGAVQLRGRASELEAELAEQQHLKQQAQDESEFLRAELEELKKQREDTEKAQRSLTEIERRAQANEQRYSKLKEKYSELVQNHADLLRKNAEVTKQVTAARQAQGDVERERKELEDSFQRVSEQAQRKSQEQAEVLDTLKRELAASRQELQILQSTLESSTQAGVEQSTQIAGLEQERDSLRLAAERHGEEMAALQTELKQLQDMLSREQESSKMELETLQTQLRDKEGEEQALQRRLAEEQFALLQGTAQEAERMVQDALSRLEDPAHIGCTGSADCLLSRTLAASECVERLRDAHSKYLSNHAAVGSLLPCLALFAHLVSDTLLQGSATSHMAPMEPADRLLEMCKQCGSKAVSYLSALQDPGTVEGADCSLVTTCLRQISAIGEELRPRGLDMKQEELGDLVDKEMAATAAAIETAAARIEEMLSKARAGDTGVKLEVNERILGSCTGLMQAIHVLVLASKDLQREIVESGRGAASPKEFYAKNSRWTEGLISASKAVGWGATVMVDAADLVVQGKGTFEELMVCSREIAASTAQLVAASKVKADKDSANLCKLQQASRGVNQATAGVVASTKAGKSQVEEKDSMDFSSMTLTQIKRQEMDSQVRVLELENQLQKERQKLGELRKKHYELAGVAEGWEEDTAE; the protein is encoded by the exons ACTGTCAGCATCAATAAGGCTATTAATGCCCAGGAAGTGGCTGTCAAGGAGAAACATGCCAGAA CATGCATACTGGGCACGCACCACGAGAAGGGAGCACAGACCTTCTGGTCAGTGGTGAACCGGCTGCCGCTGTCCGGCAATGCCGTGCTCTGCTGGAAGTTCTGCCACGTCTTCCACAAACTCCTCCGGGACGGCCACTCGAAC GTCCTGAAAGACTCTGTGAGATACAAGAACGAGCTGAGCGACATGAGCAGGATGTGG ggccacCTGAGCGAGGGCTAtggacagctctgcagcatctaCCTCAAACTGCTGAGAACCAAGATGGAGTTCCACACCAAG AATCCCCGCTTCCCCGGCAATCTCCAGATGTCCGACCGGCAGCTTGACGAAGCAGGGGAGAATGACGTCAATAATTT ttttcagCTGACAGTGGAGATGTTTGACTACCTGGAGTGTGAGCTGAACCTCTTCCAGACAG TGTTCAGTTCCCTGGACATGTCGCGCTCAGTGTCGGTGACGGCCGCGGGTCAGTGCCGCCTGGCCCCGCTCATCCAGGTGATCCTGGACTGCAGCCACCTCTACGACTATACCGTCAAGCTGCTTTTCAAGCTCCACTCCT gtctgcCAGCGGATACACTGCAGGGCCACCGGGATCGCTTCCTGGAGCAGTTCAGAAA GCTGAAGGACCTCTTCTACCGCTCCAGCAACCTGCAGTACTTCAAGCGGCTGATTCAGATCCCACAGCTGCCAGAG aACCCTCCCAATTTCCTGCGTGCCTCGGCGCTGTCGGAGCACATCAGCCCCGTGGTGGTCATCCCCGCTGAGGCATCCTCACCTGACAGCGAGCCCATCACAGACCTGGTGGAGATGGACACGGCCTCACAG AGCCTGTTTGACAATAAGTTTGATGACATCTTCGGCAGCTCTTTCAGCAGTGACCCCTTCAACTTCAACAGCCAGAACGGGATGAATAAGGATGATAA GGAACGGTTAATTGAGCAGCTTTATGGGGAGATTGCAGCCCTGAGGGAGGAGCTGGAGAACTTCAAGGCTGAG AGCGCACGGGGCGCAGTGCAGCTGCGCGGTCGCGCCAGCGAGCTAGAGGCTGagctggctgagcagcagcacctgaagCAGCAGGCGCAGGATGAGAGTGAGTTCCTGCGcgcagagctggaggagctgaagAAGCAGCGGGAGGACACTGAGAAGGCACAAAGGAGCCTGACAGAGATTGAAA GACGGGCGCAGGCCAACGAGCAGCGCTACAGCAAGCTGAAGGAGAAGTACAGTGAGCTGGTGCAGAACCACGCTGACCTGCTGCGGAAG AATGCGGAGGTGACCAAGCAGGTGACAGCGGCCAGGCAGGCCCAGGGGGATGTGGAGCGGGAGAGGAAAGAGCTGGAGGATTCCTTCCAGCGGGTGAGCGAGCAGGCTCAGAGGAAG TctcaggagcaggcagaggtgctggaCACGCTGAAGCgggagctggcagccagcagacAGGAGCTGCAGATCCTCCAGAGCACACTGGAGTCCAGCACGCAG GCAGGAGTGGAGCAGAGCACCCAGATTGCTGGTCTggagcaggagagggacagccTGAGACTGGCAGCGGAGCGGCACGGGGAGGAGATGGCTGCCCTGCAGACCGagctgaagcagctgcaggacaTGCTCAGCCGCgagcaggagagcagcaagATGGAGCTGGAGACGTTGCAGACCCAGCTGAGAGACAAG GAAGGTGAGGAGCAGGCACTGCAGCGGCGCCTGGCCGAGGAGCAGTTcgccctgctgcagggcactgcGCAGGAGGCGGAGCGGATGGTGCAGGATGCCCTCAGTCGCCTGGAGGATCCGGCTCACATCGGCTGCACCGGCTCAGCAG ATTGCCTCCTGTCCAGGACACTAGCGGCCTCCGAGTGTGTGGAGCGGCTGAGGGACGCACACAGCAAATACCTTTCCAACCACGCAG CTGtgggctccctgctgccctgcctggccctcTTCGCCCACCTTGTCAGTGACACCCTCCTGCAGGGCAGCGCTACCTCCCACATGGCCCCCATGGAGCCTGCCGACC GTCTGCTGGAGATGTGCAAGCAGTGCGGCAGCAAGGCTGTGAGCTACCTCAGTGCCCTGCAAGACCCAGGGACAGTGGAAGGCGCCGACTGCAGCCTGGTGACAACCTGCCTGAGGCAGATCAGCGCCATCGGGGAG gagctgcggcCTAGAGGGCTGGACATgaagcaggaggagctgggtgaCCTGGTGGACAAGGAGATGGCAGCAACGGCAGCGGCCATTGAAACAGCAGCTGCCCGGATTGAG GAGATGCTGAGTAAGGCACGAGCTGGTGACACTGGGGTCAAACTGGAAGTGAATGAGAG GATCCTGGGCTCCTGCACGGGCCTCATGCAGGCCATCCATGTCCTGGTCCTGGCCTCCAAGGACCTCCAGAGAGAGATCGTGGAGAGCGGACGG GGTGCAGCGTCCCCCAAGGAGTTCTACGCCAAGAATTCCCGGTGGACCGAGGGTCTCATCTCTGCCTCCAAggcggtggggtggggtgcCACCGTCATGGT cGATGCGGCCGATCTGGTGGTGCAAGGCAAGGGGACGTTCGAGGAGCTGATGGTCTGTTCCCGGGAGATCGCCgccagcactgcccagctggTAGCAGCCTCCAAG GTGAAGGCTGACAAAGACAGCGCCAACCTTTGTAAGCTCCAGCAAGCCTCCCGGGGTGTCAACCAGGCCACAGCTGGCGTGGTAGCCTCCACCAAAGCTGGGAAGTCGCAGGTGGAGGAGAAAG ACAGCATGGACTTCTCCAGCATGACACTCACCCAGATCAAGCGTCAGGAGATGGACTCGCAG GTGCgggtgctggagctggaaaaccagctgcagaaagagcGGCAGAAGCTGGGGGAGCTGCGCAAGAAGCACTACGAGCTGGCAGGAgtggcagagggctgggaggaggaca ctgcagagTAG
- the HIP1 gene encoding huntingtin-interacting protein 1 isoform X4 yields the protein MELGKTVSINKAINAQEVAVKEKHARTCILGTHHEKGAQTFWSVVNRLPLSGNAVLCWKFCHVFHKLLRDGHSNVLKDSVRYKNELSDMSRMWGHLSEGYGQLCSIYLKLLRTKMEFHTKNPRFPGNLQMSDRQLDEAGENDVNNFFQLTVEMFDYLECELNLFQTVFSSLDMSRSVSVTAAGQCRLAPLIQVILDCSHLYDYTVKLLFKLHSCLPADTLQGHRDRFLEQFRKLKDLFYRSSNLQYFKRLIQIPQLPENPPNFLRASALSEHISPVVVIPAEASSPDSEPITDLVEMDTASQSLFDNKFDDIFGSSFSSDPFNFNSQNGMNKDDKERLIEQLYGEIAALREELENFKAESARGAVQLRGRASELEAELAEQQHLKQQAQDESEFLRAELEELKKQREDTEKAQRSLTEIERRAQANEQRYSKLKEKYSELVQNHADLLRKNAEVTKQVTAARQAQGDVERERKELEDSFQRVSEQAQRKSQEQAEVLDTLKRELAASRQELQILQSTLESSTQAGVEQSTQIAGLEQERDSLRLAAERHGEEMAALQTELKQLQDMLSREQESSKMELETLQTQLRDKEGEEQALQRRLAEEQFALLQGTAQEAERMVQDALSRLEDPAHIGCTGSADCLLSRTLAASECVERLRDAHSKYLSNHAAVGSLLPCLALFAHLVSDTLLQGSATSHMAPMEPADRLLEMCKQCGSKAVSYLSALQDPGTVEGADCSLVTTCLRQISAIGEELRPRGLDMKQEELGDLVDKEMAATAAAIETAAARIEEMLSKARAGDTGVKLEVNERILGSCTGLMQAIHVLVLASKDLQREIVESGRGAASPKEFYAKNSRWTEGLISASKAVGWGATVMVDAADLVVQGKGTFEELMVCSREIAASTAQLVAASKVKADKDSANLCKLQQASRGVNQATAGVVASTKAGKSQVEEKDSMDFSSMTLTQIKRQEMDSQVRVLELENQLQKERQKLGELRKKHYELAGVAEGWEEDTAE from the exons ACTGTCAGCATCAATAAGGCTATTAATGCCCAGGAAGTGGCTGTCAAGGAGAAACATGCCAGAA CATGCATACTGGGCACGCACCACGAGAAGGGAGCACAGACCTTCTGGTCAGTGGTGAACCGGCTGCCGCTGTCCGGCAATGCCGTGCTCTGCTGGAAGTTCTGCCACGTCTTCCACAAACTCCTCCGGGACGGCCACTCGAAC GTCCTGAAAGACTCTGTGAGATACAAGAACGAGCTGAGCGACATGAGCAGGATGTGG ggccacCTGAGCGAGGGCTAtggacagctctgcagcatctaCCTCAAACTGCTGAGAACCAAGATGGAGTTCCACACCAAG AATCCCCGCTTCCCCGGCAATCTCCAGATGTCCGACCGGCAGCTTGACGAAGCAGGGGAGAATGACGTCAATAATTT ttttcagCTGACAGTGGAGATGTTTGACTACCTGGAGTGTGAGCTGAACCTCTTCCAGACAG TGTTCAGTTCCCTGGACATGTCGCGCTCAGTGTCGGTGACGGCCGCGGGTCAGTGCCGCCTGGCCCCGCTCATCCAGGTGATCCTGGACTGCAGCCACCTCTACGACTATACCGTCAAGCTGCTTTTCAAGCTCCACTCCT gtctgcCAGCGGATACACTGCAGGGCCACCGGGATCGCTTCCTGGAGCAGTTCAGAAA GCTGAAGGACCTCTTCTACCGCTCCAGCAACCTGCAGTACTTCAAGCGGCTGATTCAGATCCCACAGCTGCCAGAG aACCCTCCCAATTTCCTGCGTGCCTCGGCGCTGTCGGAGCACATCAGCCCCGTGGTGGTCATCCCCGCTGAGGCATCCTCACCTGACAGCGAGCCCATCACAGACCTGGTGGAGATGGACACGGCCTCACAG AGCCTGTTTGACAATAAGTTTGATGACATCTTCGGCAGCTCTTTCAGCAGTGACCCCTTCAACTTCAACAGCCAGAACGGGATGAATAAGGATGATAA GGAACGGTTAATTGAGCAGCTTTATGGGGAGATTGCAGCCCTGAGGGAGGAGCTGGAGAACTTCAAGGCTGAG AGCGCACGGGGCGCAGTGCAGCTGCGCGGTCGCGCCAGCGAGCTAGAGGCTGagctggctgagcagcagcacctgaagCAGCAGGCGCAGGATGAGAGTGAGTTCCTGCGcgcagagctggaggagctgaagAAGCAGCGGGAGGACACTGAGAAGGCACAAAGGAGCCTGACAGAGATTGAAA GACGGGCGCAGGCCAACGAGCAGCGCTACAGCAAGCTGAAGGAGAAGTACAGTGAGCTGGTGCAGAACCACGCTGACCTGCTGCGGAAG AATGCGGAGGTGACCAAGCAGGTGACAGCGGCCAGGCAGGCCCAGGGGGATGTGGAGCGGGAGAGGAAAGAGCTGGAGGATTCCTTCCAGCGGGTGAGCGAGCAGGCTCAGAGGAAG TctcaggagcaggcagaggtgctggaCACGCTGAAGCgggagctggcagccagcagacAGGAGCTGCAGATCCTCCAGAGCACACTGGAGTCCAGCACGCAG GCAGGAGTGGAGCAGAGCACCCAGATTGCTGGTCTggagcaggagagggacagccTGAGACTGGCAGCGGAGCGGCACGGGGAGGAGATGGCTGCCCTGCAGACCGagctgaagcagctgcaggacaTGCTCAGCCGCgagcaggagagcagcaagATGGAGCTGGAGACGTTGCAGACCCAGCTGAGAGACAAG GAAGGTGAGGAGCAGGCACTGCAGCGGCGCCTGGCCGAGGAGCAGTTcgccctgctgcagggcactgcGCAGGAGGCGGAGCGGATGGTGCAGGATGCCCTCAGTCGCCTGGAGGATCCGGCTCACATCGGCTGCACCGGCTCAGCAG ATTGCCTCCTGTCCAGGACACTAGCGGCCTCCGAGTGTGTGGAGCGGCTGAGGGACGCACACAGCAAATACCTTTCCAACCACGCAG CTGtgggctccctgctgccctgcctggccctcTTCGCCCACCTTGTCAGTGACACCCTCCTGCAGGGCAGCGCTACCTCCCACATGGCCCCCATGGAGCCTGCCGACC GTCTGCTGGAGATGTGCAAGCAGTGCGGCAGCAAGGCTGTGAGCTACCTCAGTGCCCTGCAAGACCCAGGGACAGTGGAAGGCGCCGACTGCAGCCTGGTGACAACCTGCCTGAGGCAGATCAGCGCCATCGGGGAG gagctgcggcCTAGAGGGCTGGACATgaagcaggaggagctgggtgaCCTGGTGGACAAGGAGATGGCAGCAACGGCAGCGGCCATTGAAACAGCAGCTGCCCGGATTGAG GAGATGCTGAGTAAGGCACGAGCTGGTGACACTGGGGTCAAACTGGAAGTGAATGAGAG GATCCTGGGCTCCTGCACGGGCCTCATGCAGGCCATCCATGTCCTGGTCCTGGCCTCCAAGGACCTCCAGAGAGAGATCGTGGAGAGCGGACGG GGTGCAGCGTCCCCCAAGGAGTTCTACGCCAAGAATTCCCGGTGGACCGAGGGTCTCATCTCTGCCTCCAAggcggtggggtggggtgcCACCGTCATGGT cGATGCGGCCGATCTGGTGGTGCAAGGCAAGGGGACGTTCGAGGAGCTGATGGTCTGTTCCCGGGAGATCGCCgccagcactgcccagctggTAGCAGCCTCCAAG GTGAAGGCTGACAAAGACAGCGCCAACCTTTGTAAGCTCCAGCAAGCCTCCCGGGGTGTCAACCAGGCCACAGCTGGCGTGGTAGCCTCCACCAAAGCTGGGAAGTCGCAGGTGGAGGAGAAAG ACAGCATGGACTTCTCCAGCATGACACTCACCCAGATCAAGCGTCAGGAGATGGACTCGCAG GTGCgggtgctggagctggaaaaccagctgcagaaagagcGGCAGAAGCTGGGGGAGCTGCGCAAGAAGCACTACGAGCTGGCAGGAgtggcagagggctgggaggaggaca ctgcagagTAG